The Halogranum gelatinilyticum genome contains a region encoding:
- a CDS encoding proton-conducting transporter transmembrane domain-containing protein — MTDIPTLRPLAAVAIPAVAAVAILASGRRPNVREGWTILAAASTFALVASMVPGVLAGDTYVTDLGAFVPLGTGSVDFVVQADALGLLFGLLASLLWLVTSFYSIGYMRGLDEHAQTRYFASFAASVASAVGVAFASNLLVLFVFYELLTVATYPLVTHDETAEARAAGRKYLAYTFGGGVAVLAGTVLVYVLAGSVTFTPGGIEGLATADPMLGRAAFALLATGFGVKAALMPVHSWLPDAMVAPTPVSGLLHAVAVVKSGVFGIARVVLEVFGPDTVANLGVGVVLAAVAAFTLLAASVIALRQDNLKRRLAYSTVSQLSYIVLGLGIGASMGGDAARYALVGGLLHIPAHAFMKLTLFFCAGAIHVETHTDDISDMAGIGKRMPLTMAAFAVAAAGMAGIPLVAGFVSKFYLLIGTASGGEVAFTVALLVSGVLNIAYFWPVVYQAFFESESPDGHDRKPLIENPLGGRAAVAADGGKPNNQQSATSGQPAADPEGEYAVDRNPSDHIRPGEAEQEHEESHSDAHDAHDDADDHHADDHHGHHGGPPAGGWERRSWLGGEGSWFVVAPILTAATGSIVLGLIPGRAVFLQLVEYVVSAATVVGVFA; from the coding sequence ATGACAGACATCCCAACGCTCAGACCGCTCGCGGCGGTCGCCATCCCGGCAGTCGCCGCCGTCGCCATCCTCGCGTCGGGCCGTCGCCCGAACGTCCGCGAGGGATGGACGATTCTGGCCGCCGCATCGACGTTCGCGCTCGTCGCGAGCATGGTTCCCGGCGTCCTCGCCGGCGACACGTACGTCACCGACCTCGGGGCGTTCGTCCCGCTCGGCACCGGCAGCGTCGACTTCGTCGTCCAGGCCGACGCGCTCGGCCTGCTGTTCGGACTGCTGGCCAGCCTGCTGTGGCTGGTCACCAGCTTCTACAGCATCGGCTACATGCGCGGCCTCGACGAACACGCACAGACCCGGTACTTCGCCTCGTTCGCCGCCAGCGTCGCCAGCGCGGTCGGCGTCGCGTTCGCGTCGAACCTGCTCGTGCTGTTCGTCTTCTACGAACTGCTCACGGTCGCGACCTACCCGCTCGTCACCCACGACGAGACCGCGGAGGCCCGTGCGGCCGGCCGAAAGTATCTCGCGTACACCTTCGGGGGCGGCGTGGCCGTCCTCGCAGGGACCGTCCTCGTCTACGTGCTCGCCGGGAGCGTGACGTTCACGCCCGGCGGCATCGAGGGACTCGCCACGGCCGACCCGATGCTCGGCCGCGCGGCGTTCGCCCTCCTGGCGACCGGCTTCGGCGTCAAGGCGGCGCTGATGCCGGTCCACTCGTGGCTGCCGGACGCGATGGTCGCCCCGACGCCCGTCTCCGGGCTGCTGCACGCCGTGGCCGTCGTCAAGTCCGGCGTCTTCGGCATCGCCCGGGTCGTCCTCGAAGTGTTCGGGCCGGACACCGTCGCGAACCTCGGGGTCGGCGTCGTGCTGGCTGCGGTCGCGGCGTTCACGCTGCTCGCGGCCAGCGTCATCGCACTCAGACAGGACAACCTCAAACGTCGGCTCGCCTACTCGACGGTGAGCCAGCTCTCGTATATCGTCCTCGGGCTGGGCATCGGCGCGTCGATGGGGGGTGACGCTGCGAGATACGCGCTCGTCGGCGGACTCCTCCACATCCCCGCCCACGCGTTCATGAAGCTCACTCTGTTCTTCTGTGCGGGAGCCATCCACGTCGAGACCCACACCGACGACATCAGCGACATGGCCGGCATCGGTAAGCGGATGCCGCTGACAATGGCCGCCTTCGCCGTCGCCGCGGCTGGGATGGCCGGCATCCCGCTCGTCGCCGGCTTCGTCAGCAAGTTCTACCTCCTCATCGGGACCGCCTCCGGTGGCGAGGTCGCGTTCACGGTCGCCCTGCTCGTCTCGGGCGTTCTGAACATCGCGTACTTCTGGCCCGTGGTCTACCAGGCGTTCTTCGAGAGCGAGTCGCCAGACGGCCACGACCGCAAGCCGCTCATCGAGAACCCGCTCGGCGGCCGTGCAGCCGTCGCCGCTGACGGTGGCAAGCCCAACAATCAGCAGTCGGCCACGAGCGGCCAGCCGGCCGCGGACCCCGAGGGCGAGTACGCCGTCGACCGCAACCCGAGCGACCACATCCGTCCGGGTGAGGCCGAGCAGGAACACGAAGAGAGCCACAGCGACGCGCACGACGCGCACGACGACGCCGACGACCACCACGCTGACGACCACCACGGCCACCACGGCGGCCCGCCCGCCGGTGGCTGGGAGCGTCGGAGTTGGCTTGGCGGTGAAGGCTCGTGGTTCGTGGTCGCCCCGATTCTGACTGCGGCGACCGGCTCGATCGTCCTCGGGCTCATCCCCGGCCGGGCGGTCTTCCTGCAGCTCGTCGAGTACGTCGTTTCCGCGGCGACGGTCGTGGGGGTGTTCGCTTGA
- a CDS encoding proton-conducting transporter transmembrane domain-containing protein: protein MNELLPLLVALPLLGAVLTLVAGFRSDRFAWPLTFLTTLVHAGLATAVAATVYGGGTPLAAGVGGFTPPFGIELVVDGLNAAVIVLVSAVTAGVLVYARRAGPHSVAFHTATLLLLAGLSGMTITGDMFNLYVFLEITGLAAYALVATGDDGRAAVGALKYLLVGTVGASLFLIGIGYAFVATGTLNMADLAANLGSADPTLVGASFALVATGLAVKTALFPLHTWQPEAYASAPDSVSGLIAALVSTVSAYALARVTFSVYTVDFLTSSAFAQEFLLALAAVSIVAGSVLAVMQTEIKRMLAYSSVSQFGLVVAGVAIANEAALTGSLVHLVGHAVMKGGLFLTAGALAVVAGARTVDDYEGLGARAPLLSAAFAVLSLSMVGVPPAVGFVGKWYITLGAIQAESWPIAVVILLSTLLTLAYFIRLVERMYFRTSSAADTASTGATAVADGGDDADDDVLTRPTVGMVAVVLVAALLAVVLGPLVSTFEPLLEPTLDILLQL from the coding sequence ATGAATGAGCTGCTGCCGCTCCTGGTCGCACTCCCGCTCCTCGGAGCGGTGCTCACGCTCGTCGCCGGCTTCCGTTCGGACCGGTTCGCCTGGCCGCTGACGTTCCTGACGACGCTCGTCCACGCGGGACTCGCAACGGCCGTCGCAGCCACCGTCTACGGGGGCGGCACGCCGCTTGCGGCCGGCGTCGGCGGCTTCACGCCGCCGTTCGGCATCGAACTCGTCGTCGACGGGCTCAACGCTGCCGTCATCGTGCTCGTCTCGGCCGTCACCGCGGGCGTGCTCGTCTACGCTCGTCGCGCGGGTCCACACTCGGTGGCGTTCCACACGGCGACGCTGCTGCTGCTCGCCGGACTCTCGGGGATGACCATCACGGGGGACATGTTCAACCTCTACGTCTTCCTCGAGATTACGGGGCTGGCCGCCTACGCGCTGGTCGCGACCGGCGACGACGGCCGCGCGGCGGTCGGCGCGCTGAAGTATCTCCTCGTCGGCACCGTCGGCGCGTCGCTGTTCCTCATCGGCATTGGCTACGCGTTCGTCGCGACGGGGACGCTCAACATGGCCGACCTCGCGGCGAACCTCGGCTCGGCCGACCCGACGCTCGTCGGTGCCTCGTTCGCGCTCGTCGCGACGGGGCTGGCCGTGAAGACGGCGCTGTTCCCGCTGCACACCTGGCAGCCGGAGGCGTATGCGAGCGCGCCCGACAGCGTCAGCGGTCTCATCGCCGCACTCGTCTCAACGGTCTCGGCGTACGCACTCGCCCGCGTGACGTTCAGCGTCTACACCGTCGACTTCCTCACGTCGTCGGCGTTCGCCCAGGAGTTCCTGCTCGCGCTCGCCGCCGTCAGCATCGTCGCGGGGAGCGTCCTCGCGGTGATGCAGACCGAGATCAAGCGGATGTTGGCCTACTCGTCGGTCTCGCAGTTCGGCCTCGTCGTCGCGGGTGTCGCCATCGCCAACGAGGCGGCACTCACCGGCAGCCTCGTCCACCTCGTCGGCCACGCCGTCATGAAGGGCGGGCTGTTCCTCACGGCGGGCGCGCTGGCGGTCGTTGCCGGTGCCCGCACCGTCGACGACTACGAGGGACTCGGCGCGCGCGCGCCGCTGCTCAGTGCCGCCTTCGCCGTGTTGTCGCTGTCGATGGTCGGGGTGCCCCCGGCCGTCGGCTTCGTCGGCAAGTGGTACATCACGCTCGGCGCGATCCAAGCCGAGTCGTGGCCCATCGCCGTCGTCATCCTGCTGAGCACGCTGCTGACGCTCGCGTACTTCATCCGGCTCGTCGAGCGGATGTACTTCCGCACGTCGTCGGCCGCGGACACGGCGTCGACAGGCGCGACCGCGGTCGCAGACGGTGGTGACGACGCGGACGACGACGTCCTCACCCGGCCGACCGTCGGGATGGTCGCCGTCGTCCTCGTCGCGGCACTGCTCGCGGTGGTTCTCGGTCCGCTCGTCTCGACCTTCGAACCGCTGCTCGAACCGACCCTCGACATCCTACTCCAGCTATGA
- a CDS encoding cation:proton antiporter subunit C, with the protein MNVDILFTHYNYIVVALLLTIGAYMLIETPNLVKKVIGMNVFQSGIFLFFITSAYRVGGSPPILGHGGESTTYVSPLPHVLILTAIVVGVSLTAVALALIVRIYTEYGTLDEHVLREVRTDE; encoded by the coding sequence ATGAACGTAGACATCCTCTTCACTCACTACAACTACATCGTCGTCGCGTTGCTGTTGACTATCGGCGCGTACATGCTCATCGAGACGCCGAACCTCGTGAAGAAGGTCATCGGGATGAACGTCTTCCAGTCGGGCATCTTCCTCTTCTTCATCACCTCGGCCTACCGGGTCGGCGGCTCGCCGCCCATCCTCGGCCACGGCGGCGAGTCGACGACCTACGTCAGCCCGCTGCCGCACGTGCTCATCCTGACGGCCATCGTCGTCGGCGTGAGCCTCACCGCGGTCGCGCTGGCACTCATCGTCCGCATCTACACGGAGTACGGAACGCTCGACGAGCACGTTCTCCGGGAGGTGCGTACCGATGAATGA
- a CDS encoding MnhB domain-containing protein — protein MSRDPSTDGGSSVRTRPENSVFRTEDQVPYVESTIIMTTVRIVVPFILTLGLFVMFHGADSAGGGFQGGTIAGTVVLLLAFAYGIEPVRDWLAASRLLALIAVGLLTFLGIGFGSMLFGGAFLQYVAYPYSEASKYGIELVELGIGAVVAGIITGLFFLLAAGFETDEPMEDEP, from the coding sequence ATGAGCCGCGACCCCTCGACCGACGGCGGCTCGTCGGTCCGAACGCGGCCGGAGAACAGCGTCTTCCGGACGGAAGACCAGGTCCCGTACGTCGAGAGTACCATCATCATGACGACCGTCCGCATCGTCGTCCCGTTCATCTTGACGCTCGGGCTGTTCGTGATGTTCCACGGCGCGGACTCCGCGGGCGGTGGCTTCCAGGGCGGAACCATCGCCGGAACCGTCGTCCTGCTCTTGGCGTTCGCGTACGGTATCGAGCCGGTCCGTGACTGGCTCGCCGCTTCGCGTCTGCTCGCGCTCATCGCGGTCGGGCTCCTCACCTTCCTCGGCATCGGCTTCGGGTCGATGCTGTTCGGTGGGGCGTTCCTCCAGTACGTCGCGTATCCCTACTCGGAGGCGAGCAAGTACGGCATCGAGCTGGTCGAACTCGGTATCGGTGCGGTCGTCGCCGGCATCATCACGGGGCTGTTCTTCCTCCTCGCCGCCGGTTTCGAGACGGACGAACCGATGGAGGACGAACCATGA
- a CDS encoding DUF4040 domain-containing protein, which translates to MTVLEATVLAFVIGCALATAFLRDILAVIVASAAYSLGISILWVLLQAPDVALTEAAVGAGVMTLLFLLTVAKTVNPSTDTPFESVRPRTFVVLACFLGAVLVTVPALPAIGDPTSPVVGGEVTTYYLDNAYDETGVENAVTAVLAAYRGFDTLGEAAVVFTAGVAVLLVLRREAFV; encoded by the coding sequence ATGACAGTCCTCGAAGCGACCGTCCTCGCGTTCGTCATCGGCTGCGCGCTGGCGACGGCGTTCCTCCGAGACATCCTCGCGGTCATCGTCGCGTCGGCCGCCTACAGCCTCGGCATCTCGATCCTGTGGGTACTCCTGCAGGCACCCGACGTCGCGCTCACCGAGGCCGCCGTCGGTGCTGGCGTCATGACCTTGCTGTTCCTGTTGACCGTCGCGAAGACGGTGAACCCCTCCACGGACACGCCCTTCGAGAGCGTCCGTCCGCGGACGTTCGTCGTCCTCGCGTGCTTCCTCGGTGCCGTCCTCGTGACGGTGCCGGCGTTGCCGGCCATCGGCGATCCGACGTCGCCCGTGGTGGGTGGCGAGGTGACGACCTACTACCTCGACAACGCCTACGACGAGACGGGCGTCGAGAACGCGGTGACGGCGGTGCTCGCCGCCTACCGTGGCTTCGACACCCTCGGTGAGGCCGCCGTGGTCTTCACCGCCGGTGTCGCAGTACTGCTCGTGCTGCGACGGGAGGCGTTCGTATGA
- a CDS encoding cation:proton antiporter, with the protein MSEVTPLVSDALLGAAAAFVALAVVVLFRVVKGPTMQDRVIAVNVIGSNTVVVLALVAAALGQPGYLDVALVYALLNFLMSIAISKFTVERGGVI; encoded by the coding sequence ATGAGCGAGGTGACACCGCTCGTCAGTGACGCGCTCCTCGGTGCTGCGGCCGCGTTCGTCGCGCTGGCCGTCGTCGTCCTCTTCCGTGTCGTGAAGGGGCCGACGATGCAGGACCGCGTCATCGCGGTCAACGTCATCGGCTCGAACACCGTCGTCGTCCTCGCGCTCGTCGCGGCGGCGCTCGGTCAGCCGGGCTACCTCGACGTGGCACTCGTCTACGCCCTGCTGAACTTCCTGATGAGTATCGCCATCTCGAAGTTCACCGTCGAACGAGGTGGCGTCATATGA
- a CDS encoding monovalent cation/H+ antiporter subunit E, giving the protein MSDDASAHVLVPVGESPTLRNTVAYAVQTARDRAAETGETATVHFVYPAVWRVVEQTRAEKFERAQELLDRVELWAEEDVGDGDGADSQPAATVNIETAVVGDEEYLFSPADFARVIVAYANEHGIDRVVVDPEYQPGGNAPMLRPLEFELAKSELSVEEAPVERPARRSALVGRESLAQYLVVFGASYLFYLTLGGFSGTFDLVTGAISAGVVSLVLGQIALKGRPAFRELPGKVGRFLLYAPYLLWEIAKANVTLAYVILHPRLPIDPEMVQFKAAVWDDLPATTLANSITLTPGTLTVEVSQREFYIHSLTGGARDDLLDGALERAVRFVFYGRAAARIPSPRERDANRAAADRRQITDTDTDPAVTRREGDR; this is encoded by the coding sequence GTGTCGGATGACGCGAGCGCCCACGTTCTCGTCCCAGTCGGCGAGTCCCCGACGCTCCGAAACACCGTCGCGTACGCCGTACAGACCGCCCGCGACCGTGCCGCAGAGACGGGAGAGACCGCGACCGTTCACTTCGTCTACCCCGCCGTCTGGCGGGTAGTCGAGCAGACACGTGCAGAGAAATTCGAACGCGCCCAGGAACTACTGGACCGCGTCGAACTCTGGGCCGAAGAGGACGTCGGCGACGGCGACGGTGCCGACTCCCAGCCAGCGGCCACCGTCAACATCGAGACGGCTGTCGTCGGCGACGAGGAGTATCTGTTCAGCCCCGCCGACTTCGCCCGTGTCATCGTCGCGTACGCGAACGAACACGGTATCGACCGGGTCGTCGTCGACCCCGAGTACCAACCCGGCGGCAACGCCCCGATGCTCCGCCCCCTAGAGTTCGAGTTGGCGAAGTCCGAACTCAGCGTCGAAGAAGCACCGGTCGAACGGCCCGCGCGCCGGAGCGCGCTCGTCGGCCGCGAGAGTCTCGCACAGTATCTCGTCGTCTTCGGCGCGTCCTACCTCTTCTATCTCACGCTCGGTGGGTTCAGCGGGACGTTCGACCTCGTGACCGGCGCGATCAGTGCCGGTGTCGTCTCGCTCGTTCTCGGACAGATCGCGTTGAAGGGACGCCCCGCGTTCCGCGAGCTGCCCGGCAAGGTCGGCCGGTTCCTGCTCTACGCGCCGTATCTCCTCTGGGAGATCGCGAAGGCGAACGTCACGCTGGCGTACGTCATCCTCCATCCGCGACTCCCCATCGACCCCGAGATGGTCCAGTTCAAGGCGGCCGTCTGGGACGACCTCCCGGCAACGACGCTCGCAAACAGCATCACGCTCACGCCGGGGACGCTCACCGTCGAGGTGAGCCAGCGCGAGTTCTACATCCACTCGCTGACCGGCGGGGCACGTGACGACCTGCTCGACGGCGCGCTCGAACGTGCCGTCCGGTTCGTCTTCTACGGCCGCGCCGCGGCCCGTATCCCCAGCCCGCGCGAGCGGGACGCCAACCGCGCGGCTGCCGACCGCCGTCAGATCACCGACACCGATACGGACCCGGCGGTCACCCGACGGGAGGGCGACAGATGA
- the coaBC gene encoding bifunctional phosphopantothenoylcysteine decarboxylase/phosphopantothenate--cysteine ligase CoaBC → MLEGVNVALGVSGSIAAVKVVELAHELRRRGASVRAVMTSSAQGIIHPWAVEFATEHDVVTELTGRVEHVELCGREGWADVLLLAPATANTVGKIAAAVDDTPVTTCATTALGADVPVVVAPAMHEPMYDHPGVLDAIARLEEWGVEFVDPRIEEGKAKIATEEAIVTGVATATTEGTLVGKTVVVTAGATSEPIDPVRVMTNRSSGKTGRAVARACAIHGADVTLVHDGSARPADADVHYAEVRQAETGAEMLAAVEAACRDADALISAAAISDFTVDVAEEKIRSGEPRTLDLEPTPKLIDTVRGEYPDLTIVGFKAETSGDDEAMVREARRILDRVGLAFVVANDAAVMGADETRTLFVRDDAAEEFVGSKDALGGRVAAELAAELDG, encoded by the coding sequence ATGCTGGAAGGAGTGAACGTCGCGCTCGGCGTCTCGGGGAGCATCGCCGCCGTGAAGGTCGTCGAACTGGCCCACGAGCTGCGTCGCCGGGGTGCCTCGGTCCGCGCCGTGATGACGAGCAGTGCGCAGGGCATCATCCATCCGTGGGCCGTCGAGTTCGCCACCGAACACGACGTCGTCACCGAGCTCACCGGCCGCGTCGAACACGTCGAACTCTGCGGCCGCGAGGGCTGGGCGGACGTCCTGTTGCTCGCGCCCGCGACGGCCAACACCGTCGGGAAGATCGCCGCTGCCGTCGACGACACGCCCGTCACGACCTGCGCGACGACCGCCCTTGGGGCCGACGTGCCGGTCGTCGTCGCCCCCGCGATGCACGAGCCGATGTACGACCATCCGGGCGTGCTGGACGCCATCGCCCGCCTCGAAGAGTGGGGTGTCGAGTTCGTCGACCCCCGTATCGAGGAGGGGAAGGCCAAGATCGCCACCGAGGAGGCCATCGTCACCGGCGTTGCCACGGCGACCACGGAGGGGACGCTCGTCGGCAAGACCGTCGTGGTCACCGCCGGCGCGACGAGCGAACCCATCGACCCCGTCCGGGTCATGACGAACCGCTCGTCGGGGAAGACCGGCCGCGCCGTCGCCCGTGCGTGTGCCATCCACGGGGCGGACGTCACCCTCGTCCACGACGGGTCGGCACGTCCGGCGGACGCCGACGTCCACTACGCTGAGGTGCGACAGGCCGAGACGGGCGCGGAGATGCTGGCCGCCGTCGAAGCCGCCTGCCGCGACGCCGACGCGTTGATTTCGGCCGCGGCTATCAGCGACTTCACCGTCGACGTCGCCGAGGAGAAGATCCGCTCGGGCGAGCCGCGGACCCTCGACCTTGAACCGACGCCGAAGCTCATCGACACCGTGCGCGGGGAGTATCCCGACCTCACCATCGTGGGCTTCAAGGCCGAGACGAGCGGCGACGACGAGGCGATGGTGCGAGAGGCCCGACGCATCCTCGACCGCGTCGGGCTGGCGTTCGTCGTCGCCAACGACGCCGCCGTGATGGGCGCAGACGAGACGCGGACGCTGTTCGTCCGCGACGACGCGGCCGAGGAGTTCGTCGGGAGCAAGGACGCGTTGGGTGGCCGCGTCGCCGCCGAACTGGCGGCCGAACTCGACGGCTGA
- a CDS encoding Cdc6/Cdc18 family protein has translation MPPDSIFEDEAEVFRNIEVLEEDYTPDTILCRDDVMNEYINVLKPIYKGRPPQNAFLYGDTGVGKTAVTNHLTNQLERDIVQKNEEEDDPIELTIVKVNCQNLTSTGEETSSYQVAIALVNELRPPKDMIASTGYAPQAVYSMLYDEIDELGGTVLIILDEVDRIGGDDTILYELPRARANEKIENARIGLVGISNDYTFRTNLSPKVKDTLCETELKFPAYNANQLREILHDRAASALHDGTYTEDVIALCAALATRESSGSARKAINLLRRAGEIAENDGQTEITEANVHQAKDDLEYGDMVDSITDQDAHKQYILAAVAHLSKADRTPARVKEVHRTYEHVASAYGADPLSQRGMYNHLTKLAMLGFLTSHDNNEGIKGGQYYEFEFSDEVDSKKVAEAFEQMGLGWQTFQMQKRL, from the coding sequence ATGCCGCCGGATTCGATCTTCGAGGACGAGGCCGAAGTTTTCAGGAACATCGAAGTCCTCGAAGAGGATTACACCCCCGACACGATTCTCTGTCGCGACGACGTGATGAACGAGTACATCAACGTCCTCAAGCCCATCTACAAGGGCCGCCCGCCGCAGAACGCCTTTCTCTACGGTGACACCGGGGTCGGCAAGACCGCGGTCACGAACCATCTGACGAACCAACTGGAGCGCGACATCGTCCAGAAGAACGAGGAAGAAGACGACCCCATCGAACTGACCATCGTCAAGGTCAACTGCCAGAACCTCACCTCCACGGGCGAGGAGACCTCCTCCTACCAGGTCGCCATCGCGCTCGTCAACGAACTCCGGCCCCCGAAGGACATGATCGCCTCGACGGGCTACGCCCCGCAGGCGGTCTACTCGATGCTCTACGACGAGATCGACGAACTCGGCGGCACCGTCCTCATCATCCTCGACGAGGTCGACCGTATCGGCGGCGACGACACCATCCTCTACGAACTCCCGCGCGCCCGAGCCAACGAGAAGATCGAGAACGCCCGCATCGGTCTCGTGGGCATCTCGAACGACTACACCTTCCGCACGAACCTCTCGCCGAAGGTCAAAGACACCCTCTGTGAGACCGAGTTGAAGTTCCCGGCCTACAACGCCAACCAACTGCGCGAGATCCTCCACGACCGCGCCGCCAGCGCGCTTCACGACGGGACGTACACCGAGGACGTCATCGCCCTCTGTGCGGCACTGGCGACCCGCGAGTCCTCCGGCAGTGCGCGCAAGGCCATCAACCTCCTCCGTCGTGCGGGCGAGATTGCCGAGAACGACGGCCAGACCGAGATCACGGAGGCGAACGTCCACCAGGCGAAAGACGACCTCGAATACGGCGACATGGTCGACTCCATCACCGACCAGGACGCCCACAAGCAGTATATCCTCGCGGCCGTCGCCCATCTCTCGAAGGCCGACCGGACCCCGGCGAGAGTGAAAGAAGTCCACCGCACCTACGAACACGTCGCGAGTGCTTATGGCGCGGACCCGCTGAGCCAACGCGGGATGTACAACCATCTGACCAAACTCGCAATGCTCGGCTTTCTGACCTCTCACGACAACAACGAGGGCATCAAGGGCGGCCAGTACTACGAGTTCGAGTTCAGCGACGAGGTCGACTCGAAGAAGGTCGCCGAAGCCTTCGAGCAGATGGGGCTCGGCTGGCAGACGTTCCAGATGCAGAAGCGGCTCTGA
- a CDS encoding FAD-binding protein, with translation MTDDDDTTTEASTESSDEPASERHATGRYDVLVVGGGVAGLTASVFTARAGLSTVVVNDGEPIVRRNAHLENFPGFPAGVNSNLFTDMLGAQSTRNGADHVEGRVTEIRRASGDDGEGDREGDERAGDDSGASRFVADVEDVGEVAAQYVVASSWADADYLDGLGVEIRDAGSKRYVDDDGLGRTTVEGVYVAGRLSERYHQAIVAAGHGAEVAITLIHDSEVPYYHDWVAPEGYFTDRGREVPPGCEEIDETERRARERESMAVMQEYFSEPHPERQRTHPSLVDDELGRLADDE, from the coding sequence ATGACAGACGACGACGATACGACGACAGAAGCGAGTACCGAATCGAGCGACGAACCGGCAAGCGAACGCCACGCGACCGGGAGGTACGACGTCCTCGTCGTCGGCGGCGGGGTCGCCGGTCTGACCGCGAGCGTCTTCACCGCCCGCGCGGGGCTCAGTACCGTCGTCGTCAACGACGGTGAGCCTATCGTCCGACGCAACGCCCACCTGGAGAACTTCCCCGGCTTCCCCGCTGGCGTCAACTCCAACCTCTTCACCGATATGCTCGGTGCGCAGTCGACGCGGAACGGTGCCGACCACGTCGAAGGGAGAGTGACGGAGATTCGGCGTGCCAGTGGTGACGACGGGGAGGGCGATAGGGAAGGCGACGAAAGAGCGGGCGACGACTCCGGTGCGTCGCGGTTCGTCGCCGACGTCGAGGATGTTGGCGAGGTCGCCGCGCAGTACGTCGTCGCCTCGTCGTGGGCGGACGCCGACTACCTCGACGGGCTCGGCGTGGAGATCCGCGACGCTGGCAGCAAGCGCTACGTCGACGACGACGGCCTGGGCCGGACGACCGTCGAGGGCGTCTACGTCGCCGGTCGCCTCTCCGAACGGTATCACCAGGCTATCGTCGCCGCAGGCCACGGCGCGGAGGTAGCGATAACACTCATTCACGACTCGGAGGTTCCCTACTACCACGACTGGGTCGCCCCCGAGGGATACTTCACCGACCGCGGCCGGGAGGTCCCCCCGGGCTGTGAGGAAATCGACGAGACCGAACGCCGTGCCCGCGAGCGCGAGTCGATGGCCGTGATGCAGGAGTACTTCTCGGAGCCGCATCCGGAACGCCAGCGGACCCATCCCAGCCTGGTCGACGACGAACTCGGCCGACTCGCGGACGACGAGTAA
- a CDS encoding ABC transporter ATP-binding protein, which translates to MAGDGRQLAEEDGEAEQQSDASATDASATDASATDASATDASTTDASSLRAADLALSYPTMDEPVVECDRIDIPAGEVTALVGPNGSGKSTMLKALAKQLEPDRGHVVLDGASIQELDSKELARRLGLLSQENEAPGSLTVEDLVYHGRYPHRGFFESVNEDDEAAVERALDLAGVDHLRNDEVGNLSGGQKQLAWIAMVLAQETDVLLLDEPTTYLDLHHQLRVMEVVRTLNRERDVTVAVVLHDLGQAARFADNLIAMKDGELYDWGPPRTVVSEELLRDVFRVDADVDAEHPTGPHISPHRALDE; encoded by the coding sequence ATGGCGGGGGACGGACGGCAGTTGGCCGAAGAAGACGGCGAGGCGGAGCAGCAGTCCGACGCCTCAGCCACCGACGCCTCAGCCACCGACGCCTCAGCCACCGACGCCTCAGCCACCGACGCCTCCACCACTGACGCAAGTTCCCTCCGCGCGGCAGATCTCGCGCTCAGCTATCCGACGATGGACGAGCCAGTCGTCGAGTGCGACCGCATCGACATCCCCGCCGGTGAGGTGACGGCACTCGTCGGCCCGAACGGGTCGGGGAAGAGTACGATGCTGAAGGCACTCGCAAAGCAGCTGGAGCCCGACCGCGGCCACGTCGTCCTCGACGGTGCGAGCATCCAGGAGCTGGACTCGAAAGAGCTCGCCCGACGGCTCGGTCTCCTGTCGCAGGAGAACGAAGCACCGGGGAGCCTGACAGTCGAGGACCTCGTCTACCACGGCCGCTACCCGCATCGCGGCTTCTTCGAGTCCGTCAACGAGGACGACGAAGCGGCCGTCGAACGCGCGCTCGACCTCGCGGGCGTCGACCATCTCCGCAACGACGAGGTGGGCAACCTGAGCGGCGGCCAGAAACAGCTCGCGTGGATCGCGATGGTGCTCGCCCAGGAGACGGACGTCTTACTCCTCGACGAGCCGACGACCTACCTCGATTTACACCACCAGTTGCGCGTGATGGAGGTCGTCCGGACGCTAAACCGCGAACGCGACGTGACCGTCGCCGTCGTCCTCCACGACCTCGGACAGGCCGCGCGCTTCGCGGACAACCTCATCGCGATGAAAGACGGCGAACTCTACGACTGGGGGCCGCCGCGGACGGTGGTGTCGGAGGAGTTGCTCCGGGACGTCTTCCGCGTCGACGCCGACGTCGACGCCGAGCATCCTACGGGCCCGCACATCTCACCACACCGGGCACTCGACGAGTAG